GATCTCCCGCTCGGTATCGGCGTCGAGCCGCTCGCGGATGAAGAGGTTCCGGATCCGCCTTCCGAGCCTCGTCGGGATCTTCATGGAATCGCCTCCTGGCCCGCGAGCCGAAGAACGCGCGCGACCGCCGCGGAGAGGCGCTCCCAGTTCGCGGTTTCCACCTCGAGCTGCCGCTCGCCGGCCTTCGTGAGCGCGTAGAACTTGGCCTGCCGGTTGTTCTCGGAAACGCCCCATCGCGCGTCGACCCGGCCGGCGACCTCCAGCCGCGCGAGCGCCGGGTAGAGCGAGCCCTGGTTGACCTGCAGCACGTCGCGGGAGATCTGCTGGATCCGCTGCGAGATCCCCCACCCGTGCATCGGTCCGAGGGAAAGGGTCCTCAGGATGAGCAGATCCAGCGTCCCCTGCAGGAGATCGGACTTCGGCGCGGGCTTCGGCTTGGCCATTCTCTTCTCCTAGACGTTCGACAGGAGAAAAGGTTTCACGAGCCCCTCTCGTTTGTCAACGAGAGAGCGCCGTCGCGAGTCGGTGAGTCGCGAGTCGAAGTCCTGCGGCCACGGGTCGAAATTCGCATGGATGAAATTCGGGAAATGGAAGTCATGAAACGGCTTAGCGATGGGCGGATCGATCCGAGAGCTGGCCGGGGGAAGCAAGACGATGAGACGGCGAGACGCGAGCCCGACGGGATGCGGGTCGCCGGCGGCGCCCACAGGCGTACCGAAACGGTGCGTCGAAGGGCGACGCGGGCGGCACGCGCCGTGGGCCTTCGCACTGCCGTGCGCG
The sequence above is a segment of the Thermoanaerobaculia bacterium genome. Coding sequences within it:
- a CDS encoding PadR family transcriptional regulator, which codes for MAKPKPAPKSDLLQGTLDLLILRTLSLGPMHGWGISQRIQQISRDVLQVNQGSLYPALARLEVAGRVDARWGVSENNRQAKFYALTKAGERQLEVETANWERLSAAVARVLRLAGQEAIP